A region of Vigna radiata var. radiata cultivar VC1973A chromosome 10, Vradiata_ver6, whole genome shotgun sequence DNA encodes the following proteins:
- the LOC106774660 gene encoding uncharacterized protein LOC106774660 translates to MDQSCNPSSPYYLHPGENPGLMLVTQVLNENNYSSWSRSMRRTLLSKNKIKFVDGFIKKPQKIDTLFEAWERCNMMILSWITKALSPHIAESVIYVEEAKDLWDELKERFSKGDYFKISDLLQDIHSIKQGERGVSQFFTDLKILWEELESLRPIPTCTCQVPCSCDLSRVFLKYREMEHVICFLKGLNDSYSTVRTQILLMDPLPNINRVFSLIMQQERQEKQGVADIKALASMTDRNNQWRNQGNQGRGSGTRGQGRGRGRNPNYGKQCSYCNKMNHTIDECYSKHGYPPWYKKGDNNQEKRSDWSFVNICQNSTEPEGTQNTQQTGNNSVFNSFTAEQMEKLLRMIDRADESSHKINQVQRNETENRQGNLSWIIDTGATDHVTHDKRNFVTFHKIRPVSIKLPNNTTLTAEHAGTMQFSKDFIIFNVLYIPDF, encoded by the coding sequence ATGGATCAATCTTGCAACCCATCCAGTCCTTATTATCTACACCCAGGAGAAAACCCAGGACTTATGCTCGTTACACAGGTTCTGAATGAAAACAACTACTCTTCTTGGAGCAGAAGTATGAGGAGAACCTTGCTTtccaagaataaaataaagtttgttgaTGGGTTCATAAAGAAACCCCAGAAAATTGATACACTGTTTGAAGCATGGGAAAGGTGCAACATGATGATTTTATCTTGGATAACAAAGGCTCTTTCACCACACATTGCTGAAAGCGTCATATATGTTGAAGAAGCTAAGGATTTATGGGATGAACTGAAAGAAAGGTTCTCTAAAGGTGATTATTTCAAGATTTCAGACCTACTTCAAGATATACATTCTATCAAACAAGGAGAAAGGGGAGTGAGCCAGTTCTTCACAGATCTGAAGATTCTGTGGGAAGAGTTAGAGTCCCTAAGACCCATACCAACCTGCACATGCCAGGTCCCATGTAGCTGTGATCTTTCAAGGGTATTCTTGAAGTACAGAGAAATGGAACATGTAATATGTTTCTTAAAAGGTCTGAATGATTCTTACAGCACAGTCAGAACACAAATTCTCCTCATGGATCCTCTTCCTAATATCAATAGGGTCTTCTCTCTTATTATGCAACAAGAAAGACAAGAAAAGCAAGGTGTTGCTGATATCAAAGCTCTAGCCAGTATGACTGACAGAAACAACCAATGGAGAAACCAGGGAAACCAAGGAAGAGGTTCTGGAACCCGTGGTCAAGGAAGAGGAAGGGGAAGAAATCCTAACTATGGCAAACAATGTTCATATTGTAACAAAATGAATCACACCATAGACGAGTGCTATTCTAAGCACGGATATCCACCATGGTACAAGAAAGGAGACAACAACCAAGAAAAAAGGAGTGACTGGAGTTTTGTGAATATTTGTCAGAACAGTACCGAACCAGAAGGTACTCAGAACACACAACAGACTGGTAATAACAGTGTTTTTAATTCATTCACAGCTGAACAAATGGAAAAACTTCTCAGAATGATAGATAGAGCTGATGAATCCTctcacaaaatcaatcaagttCAAAGGAATGAAACTGAAAATAGACAAGGTAATCTTTCTTGGATAATTGACACAGGTGCCACAGATCATGTGAcacatgataaaagaaattttgttacttttcatAAAATCAGACCTGTTTCCATCAAACTGCCAAATAATACTACTCTCACAGCAGAGCACGCAGGAACAATGCAGTTTTCAAAGgactttatcattttcaatgtGCTCTATATTCCTGATTTCtga
- the LOC106775156 gene encoding F-box/kelch-repeat protein At5g26960, which yields MSSERERESCNSRHFTWLMKSCFASPNDAVAELPSPPQPHTNTPAPVTTLSSLPDDIVLDCLSRVPPASLPALSLVCRRWSRLLRSPAFSYLRRRLHLLRHTTVALAATDLGLSVATLLDAAWLPSLFVHCFDAISLLDFHFLVTHARACSIGPRIYLVGRSATLQYDTWTASISMGAATVFPRKKFALSSAAGKIYVAGGSSRTAAVEEYDPETDTWVVVSNAPRMRYGCIGASVDGIFYVIGGLRIGASAQNLLPRSSCRTEAHAAYASSMDLFDVEARVWLRSRTVPNVGCVVAACAAAGRLYVLTSHAVEFSFWSFHLRRKRASGKGFGEWCRIKSPPLPAQVRVDTRMRFNFVGIGDKVVLIQSLNEVRGVKEGFVLVYDCATGEWERGADLPDVYRRATYVGVEC from the coding sequence ATGAGTtcggagagagaaagagagagctGCAATTCTCGCCACTTCACATGGCTCATGAAGTCATGCTTCGCCAGCCCAAATGACGCCGTCGCAGAACTCCCGTCACCACCGCAGCCCCACACTAACACCCCTGCGCCCGTCACCACCCTATCCTCGCTTCCCGACGACATCGTTTTGGACTGCCTCTCCCGTGTGCCCCCCGCCTCCCTCCCCGCTCTCTCCCTCGTCTGTCGTCGCTGGTCCCGCCTCCTCCGTTCCCCCGCCTTCTCCTATCTCCGCCGTCGCCTCCACCTACTCCGCCATACCACCGTCGCCCTTGCTGCCACCGACCTCGGCCTCTCTGTCGCCACGCTCCTCGACGCCGCCTGGCTCCCTTCTCTTTTCGTTCACTGCTTCGACGCCATTTCGCTCCTCGACTTCCACTTCCTAGTCACCCACGCGCGCGCGTGTTCCATTGGGCCCAGGATCTACCTCGTCGGCAGAAGTGCCACGCTGCAGTACGACACGTGGACTGCATCGATTTCAATGGGCGCTGCCACGGTTTTCCCGCGCAAAAAATTTGCGCTCTCTTCTGCCGCCGGGAAAATCTACGTTGCCGGTGGAAGTTCTCGGACGGCGGCAGTCGAAGAGTACGATCCCGAAACCGACACGTGGGTCGTGGTTTCCAACGCGCCACGTATGCGTTACGGCTGCATTGGCGCTTCGGTTGATGGGATCTTTTATGTCATCGGCGGATTGAGAATTGGCGCATCGGCACAAAACCTGCTCCCACGCTCTTCGTGTAGAACTGAGGCCCACGCGGCGTATGCGAGTTCCATGGATCTATTTGACGTGGAGGCGCGTGTGTGGCTCCGAAGTCGCACTGTTCCTAACGTAGGCTGTGTGGTGGCGGCTTGCGCTGCGGCTGGGCGCTTGTACGTACTCACCAGCCACGCGGTGGAGTTTTCGTTTTGGAGCTTTCACTTACGGAGGAAAAGAGCCAGTGGAAAAGGATTTGGAGAGTGGTGTAGGATAAAGAGCCCACCACTACCGGCTCAAGTTAGAGTCGACACGAGGATGAGGTTTAATTTTGTAGGTATTGGCGATAAGGTGGTGCTGATTCAGAGTTTGAATGAAGTGAGAGGGGTGAAAGAGGGGTTTGTTTTGGTTTATGATTGCGCCACCGGAGAGTGGGAGAGAGGGGCGGATTTACCGGATGTTTATCGACGCGCCACTTATGTGGGTGTGGAATGCTAA